From Cervus elaphus chromosome 33, mCerEla1.1, whole genome shotgun sequence, the proteins below share one genomic window:
- the CHRNA1 gene encoding acetylcholine receptor subunit alpha: MEPRPLLLLLGLCSAGLVLGSKHETRLVAKLFEGYNSVVRPVEDHRNVVEVTVGLQLIQLINVDEVNQIVTTNVRLKQQWVDYNLKWNPDDYGGVKKIHIPSEKIWRPDIVLYNNADGDFAIVKFTKVLLDYTGHITWTPPAIFKSYCEIIVTHFPFDEQNCSMKLGTWTYDGSVVAINPESDQPDLSNFMESGEWVIKESRGWKHWVFYACCPSTPYLDITYHFVMQRLPLYFIVNVIIPCLLFSFLTGLVFYLPTDSGEKMTLSISVLLSLTVFLLVIVELIPSTSSAVPLIGKYMLFTMVFVIASIIITVIIINTHHRSPSTHVMPEWVRKVFIDTIPNIMFFSTMKRPSREKQDKKIFTEDIDISDISGKPGPPPMGFHSPLIKHPEVKSAIEGIKYIAETMKSDQESNNAAEEWKYVAMVMDHILLAVFMLVCIIGTLAVFAGRLIELNQQG; the protein is encoded by the exons CTGGCCTCGTCCTGGGCTCCAAACATGAGACCCGTCTGGTGGCAAAGCTCTTTGAAGGCTACAACAGTGTGGTACGGCCCGTGGAAGACCACCGCAATGTCGTGGAGGTCACGGTGGGCCTGCAGCTGATACAGCTCATCAACGTG GATGAAGTAAATCAGATCGTGACAACCAATGTTCGTCTGAAACAG CAATGGGTGGATTACAACTTAAAATGGAATCCAGATGACTATGGTGGCgtgaaaaaaattcacattccCTCGGAAAAGATCTGGCGTCCAGACATCGTTCTTTATAACAA tgcagatggtgactttgcCATTGTCAAGTTCACCAAAGTGCTCCTGGACTACACTGGCCACATCACGTGGACACCTCCCGCCATCTTTAAAAGCTACTGTGAGATCATCGTCACCCACTTTCCCTTTGATGAACAGAACTGCAGCATGAAGCTGGGCACGTGGACCTATGACGGCTCCGTGGTGGCCATCAACCCG GAAAGCGACCAGCCAGACCTGAGCAACTTCATGGAGAGTGGAGAATGGGTGATCAAGGAGTCCCGGGGCTGGAAGCACTGGGTGTTCTACGCCTGCTGCCCCTCCACCCCCTACCTGGACATCACCTACCACTTTGTCATGCAGCGCCTGCCCCTCTACTTTATCGTCAACGTCATCATCCCCTGCCTGCTCTTCTCCTTCTTAACCGGCCTGGTGTTCTACCTGCCCACAGACTCAG GAGAGAAGATGACCCTGAGCATCTCTGTCTTGCTGTCCTTGACCGTGTTCCTTCTGGTCATTGTGGAGCTGATCCCTTCCACCTCCAGCGCCGTGCCCTTGATCGGGAAGTACATGTTGTTTACCATGGTGTTCGTCATCGCATCCATCATCATCACCGTCATCATCATCAACACGCACCACCGCTCCCCCAGCACCCACGTCATGCCCGAGTGGGTGCGGAAG GTTTTTATCGACACTATCCCAAATATCATGTTCTTCTCCACGATGAAAAGAccatccagagaaaaacaagacaaaaagattTTTACAGAAGACATTGATATTTCTGACATTTCTGGGAAGCCAGGGCCTCCACCAATGGGTTTCCACTCTCCCCTGATCAAACACCCCGAGGTGAAAAGTGCCATTGAGGGCATCAAATACATCGCAGAGACCATGAAGTCGGACCAGGAGTCCAATAAC GCGGCTGAGGAATGGAAGTATGTTGCGATGGTGATGGACCACattctcctggcagtcttcatGCTCGTCTGCATCATCGGAACCCTGGCTGTGTTTGCAGGTCGGCTCATTGAATTAAATCAGCAAGGATGA